Genomic DNA from Triplophysa rosa linkage group LG6, Trosa_1v2, whole genome shotgun sequence:
AGAAGATTTCCGCACCACTCCCTTCATCGAGTGTAACGGGGCCAAGGGTACGTGTCACTACTTCGCCAACAAGCAGAGTTTCTGGTTGACGTCTATTGATCAGAGCTTCCAGACGTCCCCAGCCTCTGAGACGCTAAAAGCTGGTCAGCTCCTCTCACGCATCAGCCGATGCCAAGTGTGTATGAAGAACCTGTAATCTATGGCACCTGTGTCATCATCACAATTTACATTGGCAGCAGAATATTTCATTCCAACCTGCTGAATGGACGTCAACGTCTTAGACAGGTTTCTAACATGATTCTAAAAAGACATTTTTGCATCCACAGAAAGCCCAAAGATTTTCTTTTCACCACTACTGTGTGCCTTATGACTGACGTTATTTAAATGTGCAGAATGAAAAGCCAGAGATGCATGAAAAGCATAGACATTATATTTCACTGAACCTATGTACTTTTTATACGTATGAAATGGTGCTTACTTTCGAACTTATTACCTCGGCATTATAACACCTGATTCTTTGTTATAATATTACCAATAACATACAGCTGAACCAAAGAAGCCATGCTTATGCACTGCTCCGCCCTTCTATATCATGAGGTGAGTCAGTGTTATCAGTCTCATTTAAAACTTGCTTGGGAATACAAAACCGTCGTATTCgttgttaaaaaacaatatatctGCAGTTGTCAAAATAAATTCAGAACTTATTTTCTGTGCGCgccacacatactgtaaatgaacAATGTTGTTTTCTCTCAACCATTCACCCCCCCCCTAAAAATTTCAAAGTTAATAATGCAATAAATGTGATTAGAGAAATCTTCAACAAATGTCTGGCTTATTAGTAAATTATTACTTCtattttttaatacttaaatCGTTATTAGAACTTTGTTCCCCTTTGtggattactaaaataattttgttcaaTCAAATCTAAATTTTAagaataaaaattacaatttgaTTTATGATTCCCATCCCTATAAAAAGCCATTACATCTATCACAATCACCAACCAAATGTTCAACCACAATATAGCCGGCTCAGTTTTAAATTAGGCTAAGGGCTAACAGTTACGCTAATATATTATGCTTACACTAACATCATCTGCCTGTACATTatatttgctttgtgtttttattttttagttgaTAGAATTGTATTAAACCATCTGTATTAGCCCTTTGTTTTCACACCTGTAACAACACTATAGTCCCATGGTGAggaaatgtgacatttttttatttattttcacgtAAAATCTTAAGCTCTTAACTTGAAACTTTTCCCTAGAGTTTATTCAAACAAAGGGGTCCTTCTGGTTTGTTTGATCCCTCTCATGGTTAACACCAATTGCACTGATTTTACTGAGGTTTACAGGACACGTCGATACAAGGAAAGGTCAATGTGTACTAGATGACTCATGATTTTTGCTCATGTATGCATAATGCAGGCTCTCATTATTCCATTGATAGAACTTAAAAGTATGTAAACAATGACTAAACCAAAAGTATGGGTTAACTAAATGTTCAACTTAGACTTTGAGCAGCTTTGCTTATTGTTAATGCGCATtgcacaagtttttttttaccctAACACACATAAACCACTAGCATTTGATACCAAAAAGAATCACAAGATAATAATTTAGCACCACCTTTTTGCTATAAAAATGTCACTgtacttttaaagggatacttcacccaaaaacgatattttccctactatgggagtcaattggGGGGGGGAATTAAAtgaatttaattcatttttgggcgaagtatccctttaatgtaattATGTGGAATATATGAAGATTTTTGAATGACTGCTATTGACTgtcaaaataaatgcttttgtttgttACATTGTGTCTTATTTCTTGTTTAAGAggaataatacagtatatgataatacattttaaagcattagGCTATACATATAACAAATACGAATATAGAGCCAAGAACAGGCAAATCATTTCTGTAAAACAGAACTCTGACCCTGCCAAAAACATGCATTTGGAAATGTTATTATGCAGGCAGTACTTTTGAACAACATATCCCATCCTTCACAATGTCAATACAACACAAAGATGACTTTCCACACAAAACAGGGTTTTTTTGGAAACTTGAGAAAACAGCATACTGGCCAATGACCGAATAGACCTTAAGGTTGATGCCATGAATGAAAATGTGCCTACAAGGGTCGTATTAAAATTGCAGTCTACCTTGACTAAGTACACCGTTTCCATCATATACAAACTTCATTACATGATCTTTCATACAAATGCAGACTTACTCAtttattccttttttttaaaacattttgaaaaaaatgaaacaaatcctTAATTTCAAAACTATAATGTGACccatatataatttcaatataAAAGCTAAACAAAATCATGACCATTCCAAatgaattaaagaaaaaaatgataaaatcataataaaacttactaaaattaaaattggACAAACATCACCAAGTGctttcaacattttattcacagaaaaaaaatattttaatactgtgctgaaatattttttcaaagtagTAGCTAAAAGTATTCTTATGTCAATATGATTATCTTTGATTCATTTCTCCTTTGGCAATGACTGACAAAACCAACAATCCCATAATCCTCTGCACTAGGCACAACATCCTGCTTTATTCGTTTTGACCGCCATGGGTGACTCCAGGTCCACTGTGGAGCTCTCCCCCTCGCTCCTTTTCTTCAGAATGGAGGGTAGTACAAGATCAAAGAGAGTTTCGAACAAAGCGTCCACGTTGTAACCTGTTTTAGCACTCGTCTCAAAGCACATCTTGTCAGCGGGCAGGCAGGCCTTCTCCTCCAGACCTTTATAGCGCAGCACGTGGCTGTACAGGGCAATGGCATCTTCCCTGCTCACCTGTTTGTGCAGAACTGCGGGAGAAGTCGGACACGTGACGACGGGTTGAGGCTCATCCCCTTGCTCGCCGTCTGTGTCTGGCCCTTGAACGTGAGTGTCGGTCAGATCCGCCTTGTTACCCACAATGGCAAAAATGCAGTCAGCGTTGGCAGTGTCGGTCAGGGACAGGAAGCGGTTTTCCAGCTCAGCCAGGCTCTGCCAGTTTGTAACATCATATGTGAGTATGACTGCAGCCGCTCCACGGCAGTACATCGAGCCGAGGCCGTGAAACTGCTCCCGACCTGCACAGCGCAAACAAGGTACAAAGTTCAACAGAATTAAAGCCAAACAAACACTGAGGAAAACAATCCTTCTAATGGGCCGAATCTACTTTTGGAAAGATTGCAAAATGTTCTTTCTCCTTTAACAGAAAGAAAGGCAAGGTTCAAGAGAATATTTAGAGCTATACAAACACAAGAGCTCGTTGTTGTAGAAATATGCAGTGGCTCCTACAGTTGCTTCTACTGTCTGTGTGAAGCTACACAAGGATGTAAGACGGCTTTGTTTCTCGTGCTCCACCTCATGctccaaatgtaaaataatgttaataataaagaCCTCTCCTACACAACAGAACAGGTTATACACCTGGCTAAAGTACTGATGTGTTTGATGTCAATTGTTCATCTTTCATGTTTCACAGATTCTGCATCTGCCATTCATTTCCATTTAACTAGGAAACATTTCCACCTTGAAACTATTCAGAGATTTCTTTCTCAAATTATGGCACTACctctacaaataaaatatatattacccGTTTCACAGataaaacagaaatacaaacatGTATATTGAAACGAACCATAAGCCCTTTGTGCTGACTTGAAAATCTTGAATCTTGAAAACATCATCAGATGTTTAGGGAAAACTATTTTCTAAATAATTTAGAAAACATCACAGTTTTGATTCTAAAGCTCCATTTGACACCTGCCATCAGTTTAACAATGTCACACAGactctgtttgtttttcttcttcttcagcaaataaatatgtttataacTTGTGTGTCACACACTCAGTTAAATTTTTGGGGATTTTAGATAAATATACTTAATTAATTCTATCTTGTCAAAATAATGTCCTTCCAAATTTCAATCATTAccgtccttccaaaacctttttCATGTAAAGAACActgctttttaaatgattaaatactgtgttgtcaaagttgacaagtacTTTCTAATACactttattggttagatatttacaaaacccagtgacaaacaaaaagggtgactaataaggatttgtggaaaaaaatgaaaatggccAACTTCATAAGTTAAGAATCTACAGCTTTATGCCAGAGTGAACAGTGAGGAACCTTGAGTTTCCTTACACACAGACTCTCTGACTAGCTCACAAGCATGTGACTTTTGCCTGATAAGAGACCACAAACACTATTACACGGGGTCATCCGTCAGAACAAAACTCCATAGGAAGTGACAGAGCAGAATGAagaaatgttttctgtaaaacgGGCCATACATATATTACGTAACAGAACAAAATTCCATAGGAAATGACTgggcagaataaaacaaatctgtAAAGGGGGTCATACATATTTTACGTAACAGAACAAACTTCCATAGGAAGTGAGTAAAGAGATGGTTTTTTGCAGTGCTGTTTCTCTACAAATTTGTCTGGAGTTATCTTTTTAAGTAGTAATATGATTGCTAATTTCTAAACCAAGGGTTTGAATGACTGATTATTCCTCAAGAAagtaaaatgttgtttaattgtTGCCTTTAATGGGTGAAGTTTTCAAACATTCACCAAAACATTTATCTTAAGGGGACGTTTACTTGTACAATTAAAGACATGCAGTCAGCAGAGCAAACTTCGCTTGCAACATGGccagtttttaaaaatgtcatctGAACAAGGAACAAAAAGTGCTACCATCtacaaaatgatcatttcagtGTTAGTAAGAATTAAACCAggatatgaaaaatataaaaagaaagaaatacaggaaaaaagaaaggatgttttacaaataaacaaattaagtgtttttattttaattaattaagaaaaacatattttatgtttcatAAACTTTTCCGCCTAAAATGTTTGTATAACGTGTGTGTATCAAAAATACTACTTGAATTCCTCAAAATATGTTGTCTGTGTCATTTTGGATTGAAACACCTGTTTGACTAAATAAAGCACAGCCATGTCCTACCTGCGGTGTCCCATATGGATATGTTGTAGGGTCCCCACTGTTTCAAGAAGAACGCCCCTCCGACGGTGCTTATTGTGTCCTTAAACTTCCTTTCAGTGTATCTGTGGAGGAGAGAAGTCTTTCCCACGTTCATGTCCCCCAGAATGACGACTTTCACGTCGGGTTTCTTGGTCCTTGTGGCTTGAGGCATGA
This window encodes:
- the rab20 gene encoding ras-related protein Rab-20, whose amino-acid sequence is MPQATRTKKPDVKVVILGDMNVGKTSLLHRYTERKFKDTISTVGGAFFLKQWGPYNISIWDTAGREQFHGLGSMYCRGAAAVILTYDVTNWQSLAELENRFLSLTDTANADCIFAIVGNKADLTDTHVQGPDTDGEQGDEPQPVVTCPTSPAVLHKQVSREDAIALYSHVLRYKGLEEKACLPADKMCFETSAKTGYNVDALFETLFDLVLPSILKKRSEGESSTVDLESPMAVKTNKAGCCA